The nucleotide window TGAGTGTCTGGTTATTCTTACACTTTAACAAGTTCTAAGAACTGTGCTGATTCAAAATAAGGACCATGAGAAGAGACAAAGGCACTCATACTGAGACATGATGCAATTGTGGAAGCTGTAATATGGGAGAAATGCCTTACATCCCAGAGCTTCTAGGAACGCTGACTCGGGAGatggacttttatttatttttagccctGCAGACTCCAGGACAACCATACTGTTAGGTACAGACTTGAGACTACATCATGTCCGAGCGTGAACACTTCGTGGCATTATCAGAAAACTTAGTTTGGGTAAAACTAAACTGGGATTTGGGTAAAATTGAACTGGGACTTTCtgtcttgttcttttcttttgtggaaggaaaaaggagtggaatatatgaagaaaattgtTGATTCTCCATGCCCCAAAGCAAGACACTTAAAATTTGCAGCAGCTTACAACCTTGGAAGAGCTTATTACGAAGGAAAAGGTGTTAAACGATCAGACAAGGAAGCTGAAAGGTAATCTGGCCTAAGAACAAGATTTTTTCATCAAATGTTCTAAACAAAGAATAACTcatcttctccttctcttctagACTGTGGCTTTTTGCTGCAGACAATGGGAACCCAAAAGCTAGTGTGAAGGCTCAGAGTATCCTAGGATTGTATTACTCAACAAAGGAGCCCAAAGAGCTTGAGAAGGTAACAGTGGTCCATTTGATAAACTAGCATCATGTGTAGATTAATATTTGGTTCACTATTCCTTCTGTGAATGGAGGATGGTGAGGAGTAAGTATGTAGACCTGTATAGCtcataattctttaaaatgtaaagaaaacttACATATTAGGATCTCCAAGCTCATCTTGCCCTTTCCTCAACTATGAATGCTGCCTCCTACCAAAGGAGACCACAGATGTGAGCACTTTGTGTGCTGTGGAAAACACACCTACAAAATACTCTACCATAAAGGTAAAAGAGGAGGGTGAGTTAGTACAGTCTCTTAATCATCAGCGATGGAAGCTGTTTCCAAGAAATCTTAtagggaggaggaaatgaggcGTTCAAGGCAAGCTTGTAGGAGGCACATAACCACCAGCACCCGctccctgcacccccacccccctagATCCTTGGCAGACAGCTGAACAGCTACCTGGAAATCCCTGTGAACTCAGACTCACAGGGAGGATGTGCTCGGACCTCATGCAGGTTTGTATCCTTGGTTGTTTTTGATCCTGTCAGAGCTCCAGGTGGGCCTGAGAGATGGCCGCCATCTAACATCATCAGCTGGTCTCCTTGCTGTGCCGCTTCACAAAGCCTTTCAGACACTTGGTTCCTGTTTCCTACcttctctgtgcttcctctgGAAAACTTGAAAATCCCAAAACCTGAATAGCTGAGCTCAAGCCAGTGACCTGGCCTGCACTGTGGGGAGACAACAGGGGAGCCTCCCTCAGCACCCTCTCTGAGGCCTGTGAAACTGGTGCCAGCCTGACCTGTGTTCAAGAGGTGGGAGCTGTGTCCTAGAGATGAATTAAATTCTACCTGGTGAATACTATGGAATTGTGCTTTTTCTTAGGCATTTTATTGGCATTCAGAAGCTTGTGGCAATGGAAACCTGGAGTCCCAGGGTGCCCTGGGGCTCATGTACTTCTACGGACAAGGTATCCGCCAGGACACTGAGGCTGCCCTGCACTGCCTGAGGGAAGCAGCGGAGCGTGGCAATGTCTATGCTCAAGGGAATCTCGTGGAATATTACTATAAGATGAAGTTCTTTACAAAGTGTGTTGCATTTTCCAAAAGGTGAGTAACTGGATAAAAGTATTTACAAAAACTTACTAGATGTTCTGTGCCTGGTCTGTTTAATAGAACTCACTGGAGTATTGGAAATGATGGCTGTTGGCACTTGCAAAGTGGCCAGTGCAACTGAGGACTGAACTTGTAACTTTCAATGGATTTTAATttaaacagacacacacagcccAGGGCTACTGTATCAGATAGTGATTGATGAAACATCTGTGCCATCAATCTGCATGATTTCAATGCTCTTTGCTTTATATGCCGGCTAAGTGATCTTAAGCAAATTTTACTTCTGAGGGCACCTACTGTTCTTTTGCAATCTTGCAGAAGTATTTTCTTCTTGATTAAAAATAATAGTGAATATAAAGCATGTAACATAGCTTGGCAcatgagaaatattttttcttcctacaCCCTCAGCCACAGGTTCTGTAACTGCACAGTTACACTGTAGCTTGATGAGGACAGCAAAATGAGAAAGGTTAAAAGACTCAACACTAACATAAAGGATATGGAAATTTGTTCTGAGGCCGTGTACTTTGCCACCTTTATCCACAATGCACAAATGCAACATGCCAGGAGAAAGAGACCGTGGTGTCCTCTAGAATGGCTGTAAGGCCATGCTGACATCGCCCTCCCTACACGCCCTCCCATAGAGCCCACAGGCACCCAGTGTGAAGTAGACATCTACACTGGAGGATGAAGGAACGCCTTTTGCCCTCACCTCCCCAGCATCATGGGCTCCAGGCAGCAGGCCACTTGACAGTGTGGTCTCCAGTGTCCCAAATCTCCCAAGTGCCCATCTGGGTAAAACTAAGACTTCATATAgtcctttaaaaatctttggaaCTTTCCATTATTGCCCATGTTCCTGTTTCCTACAGTATCACAGCTGACATGGAATGGACTCTTCCATATAATTGTCCATCTCTATATCTGGGTTATAAAGAATGACTTTTTATTGCCCACTAACATAGATGTGCAAGTTTCTCAATGTGTTTTCTGGTCCTCTGTGACTGAAGTCCAAATTCAAGGTTGATGTTTAAATACCCAGAGAGACAGAAGACTGCTTTTCTCTCCATTGTTTAAATCTGCAAAGTGGCAAGAGTTTTTGTAgtaatattttaaacttaatgTTTTCTAGTGGTTATTAAGCCTGACAAGCATAATCCTAGAGGGGCTGTAAAGTAACCACTGTGATTAGTTCCTCTTCCACTTGTGTTAGTTGACTGTATTTACCCTTCCCCACACAGCAAACAATTCAGTTCTAAAACTTGTAGAAATGCTAGGGAAACCACTTGGGGCACAAGGAGAATTTCTGGACgtgtttataaaaatgtaaaccgTAAGTGATAGTGTTTTTAAATCTGACGACTGGGTGTTCCAGGATCGCCGACTATGATGAGGTTCACAACATCCCCATGATAGCCCAGGTCACGGACTGTCTCCCGGAATTCATCAGCAGAGGCATGGCCATGGCCTCTTTCTACCACGCGCGGTGTCTGCAGCTCGGcttgggggtcacaaaggatGAGGCGACAGCCAAACGCTATTATTCTAAAGTAAGCCCTATCACAAACATAAATGGACTCAATTAGAATTTCTAGGTTTTTAGTTGAGACttgaacattttataaattagTGTTTTTTTCTTACTTACTATGCAGATAACCTCTTGTCTACCCAGAAGTTGTTAGACATACAGCTTGTTTGCAGAcagttttctcattctttttaacataattaagctcagatggtaaaatttctatttttgatgCAAATTATTCTATTTCACTATCTGCAGCCTAAGGCTCAGCACTAAGACCTTAAAGCCTGAACAAGTATGCCTTAGTTCACCCAGAAAAAGTGTGAATCTCTATTTTCCTTCTGTATATGTTAGAGTACATTTCATTAAGGTTTCTTTATGCATGATATCTACTACAGCCAGTTAAAATAAGCCTTTTCATGTTTtaatccatgtgatcagtttattTATACCAAATAGATTTCACATCTAAACGCAACTGTTAAAAACTGTAGAGGAAGTGAGAAAGGCAGTCATTATGAATAGTAActgtaaattcatttttttaataaaaagcaaaaaattgcACACCTTAGGTCCATGACATCCATAAGTCCAAATTGGAATTAGATCATAAAAATTTACATAATACACAAATTGTTCAGTTGGAGCAGGGGAACAGAGCAAAGAAGAATTTTCTAAGTCCCCTGCCTAAAAATCTGACTATGTtatagcagtggttctcaaaattaTTTGCATGTTAAAATCACATGGGGATCTCTTAAGAATTCCAAAACCTAGGCCTTATTTCAGAACAATTTCATGTCCTAGAATGGACATGGGCAGATTTAAGTTCCCCAGGAGGTTGCAATGTGTCGCCAAGTTTGGAACCCTAAATTATTTtgttggaaattaaatgtccacagTATTAAACCCATATCAACACAAATATCAGAATATGGTACAAAAATACAACTAACCTTTGAGGTATCTACCATTACACCATCCTATCAGTATGAGTAGCAgctgtcttttttaaaatctaaacattcttttattttaccAGTTTCCAAACTAAGTCAGTTTTAGATTCTGTACTAGGTATCCTTTCCAAGTAGACATAAGCAAAGAGAACTCTGGGTGAAAAATATCCAGAAATGTGGTACATGTTCATCCTAAACAAAACAGCATAATAAACAGGTACGACTGTAAAACTGTTTTCCTTAGGTTGGGAGATAATACAGACCCATCACTCAGTTTTGGTCACTGGATTTTATGGGAGATACTTCCTCTAacttttctgcattttaaaagtatatctgTGAAGGGTCTGGAATCACGTCAGATGAGGCACAATAAGGGAAATTCTAAGTATTTTACTCCAAGAAAAAGGACTTGAGGGGCTTCAGTGGTGGTCTTCAGCAGACTGCAAGGAGGCCACTGAAAATTCTCTCTCCCCCAAATGATAATAGCATGGTTATTTTTAGTATGATCTATTTTACGTAGGTTAACTTGAATTCCCCTAATTAAGCAATTAGAGTAGAAATGTATCTTAATTACAAAATTCCCTTAAATCATTGTActcttcttaaaaacaaaaggttTAACAGTCCAAAATACGTCTAAATAACTTTCTTTGAATTTGAAGGCTTGTCGTCtgaatcctgcattggcagatgaactTCACACTTTACTTATTCATCAAAGAATTTAGATCACGATGCATTTCAACAAAGATCATCGATTCTAACAGCTtagaatgtatgtatttttataatttttataacagCTATGTTTTCTGCCTCGCACATTAGATTAACCTGGGTATTTTAATGGTGGCATGGTAACCTGGGTATTTTAATGGTATCATGATGGTATGATACCTTCATTCTTGAATTTGTATAATACAACTTGAAACCTAGCTAACAAGATCAGATTGCAGGAAGAGTCCTCAGAGATCCAAGTCTTAGTCTAGAGAGTGGCCCAGATTGTGTCAGATATTGAAAACTATTCTATAAAGCCAGTGTTTTTTTCCATTCTTAAATAGTGTCCTGAAATACTTGATGCAGTCTTAGCTTTAATAGTATAAGTGCTACAAACTTACCAAAAAAACGACAAagtttaattctttaaatttctttaatctttagttttgtgaatttttaataattttattcagtcatctaaaactttaaaaattccaaattgaaaggaaaaacttgaaatctaaatttgaaaataagtgGGTTTAAGAAACTGCTTACAATTTTGCCTCTCTCTATCTTCCCTTAAACATCTTAGTGAGTAAAACTACTATATTGAAACAAGATGTCTCTTTGAACTTCAAATCCTTGTCTATATTTTAAAACCCTCAGTGTATTTCAAAGATAAAATCTCAAATCATCTACCAGTATAAGACCTAGAAATTGTTAAATCAGTAAAAGACTTTCCTTATCCATTACATCTACAAAGGCAAAAGctgacagaaaaaaatagaatccaTACCCAaaagattttaaaggaaatacacatctgtaaaataaatattgaaagtaTTGTTTAAGATACCCAAATAACACCTTCTTTGTAAATGTTTTggctttattttataaatcaCACCCATCCTTTCTAAAGTGATTTATAAGAACTCagcactgctaagtcacttcagtcgtgcccgactctgtgtgaccccatagacggcagcccaccaggctccgccatccctgggattctccaggcaagaacactggagtgggttgccatttcctcctccaatgcatgaaagagaaaagtgaaagtgaagtcactcagtcatgtccgactcttagcgaccccatggactacagcccaccaggctcctctgtccatggattttccaggcaagagtactggagtggggtgccattgccttctccgatcttagCACTGGTAAAATACAATTAATATGTAGGCGCTGGTCACTAACGAAGTATTAAATGGCACAAAACTACAAAACTACCTGCTTTTGTTTCATGTCCTGGTTTGTCTGTATTACTTGAACTTCATTTTGTCTTTATCTAAAGGGAAGAAATTTCAACAAACTTTAGGCCATATACTTCTCCTTAAATCTCTTAGAGTAGAAACTTAAACCATCCCTGAAAACCAGTCCTTTGCTTTTTGGATCTCTACTGAAGACTCTGTTCTTCCCCAGGAACAACTTTTCCATTTCTCTAGCCCACTACAAGATTTCATAAAAACCTAACTTAAAGCATTCTACAATACAAACCCACTTGCTTTGCTCTTGTTTTCTTAATAGCATCCACAGAACATTCCTTCAGTTATTTGAAGATCCATATTCCCAACTGGTATTTTCTTCTCCACACTCAGTCCATTTCCTTGAGCCTTTAAGAATCTTAAAATAGAAATGCAATAAAGCCGTGTATGGGGACTTTAATCGCACTTTTAATAGGTCACTCTTCAGTCTCCAAAGTGAAGACCACTTTAACGGCCATTAGAACACAGGTCTGAGAAATCCTAAGGGTAGGAATCTGATATGTCATATTTTGTGATATGCTATGCTTGCATGTCCTAAGTGAATCCAACACAGAAGTTAAAATCTCAGTTTACTGTAGTTACCATAAGGCTGGCACGTCTAGCACAAGTGAGCCCCTGAAAACTATTAATACCACTGCCACCAGCCATGATGCATACCTTGACCTGTGACTGGAGTTAGTCTTTAAGGGAGGTGAAGCTTCAAGATCATTAActgtttacaaaaaaagaaaaatcaaaacttcGGTTAAGTCCTTATAGGTGATAACTTATGAAGAGGTAAGACTTAAGAGTGAGAAGTCATAACAGCTCTGGTTTAATTACAGAAGATGGACACTTCAAGTAATTGCTGTGAAGTTCCTGGGCTTGCTGACCTCACTCTGCTTCTCTTCTCTGAATGTCTTTTCTGTGTCGCTGTGAATGATCATTCCGAAGTACAATATCTTGGTTTGAGAAAAGCATCAAAGAGCTGTAGCTAACAGAATCTCAGAGATAAAATTTGCTTTActaatttttaatcatttctctTTCAGAACTTATGTTTTATATCAAGAACTTGGCAGGTATGCTCTAACAATGATATAATCAATGccattttaatatacatttacatagtatttttctttcatggatttcaAACTGAATTTCTGCTTAATTAGTTTCTTTCAGTATTCCTGGAGGGTAGAAGGGGAAGTGTTTCCTTATCACTGCATAATATGGTAAAACGcaggaaaattaagtccttgtCCATGCCCTACTACTGAAAACAAAGCAACGTCCATACACCTGACGCCCGCCCTAGTCCCCAAGACTTGAGGACACAGTCAAGTCCTGAGCAGCACGAAGTAACTTCCCTCCTCTTTGTTTCTCCATCTCATTCCTGCCTGTCTTTCAAAATTTAGCTCCCATCCCAAATGCCGAATACAGCTTTTTAAGCACCCATTTGGCTCTTCTCACTCaagtaaaaatcatatttttcacaTTCATTCTGGGAGAATGGCACAACCTTTATACCTCCTTACAGAAGAACTCACATGCACAACATTTTCTGCAAACAAGGCACTTGATATATATCTGAACTGCCTTCagtgtttcaaattattttttgagaGAAGGATACAAGCATCTTAAATATCAGAGTTctgattcatttttataatttattgctTCAAATGCTTCAAACTATGGGAAATCTTTGGTAAAAATAAAGACAGGAAAATTTTCACAATAACTTCACACAAAGCATTGCACAACAATATTCAGTACACACAAACAGAGGAATGTTCAGAGTCCTCAGCGAGGAGATTAACTGTACAATGTTCAGAGttcttcatttaaaacaaaacttcataaatatttaaaatatttcctaggTTCTTATCACATATCAACATTTATATTTCAAACAGTATGTTGTCCTTTAAaggatttatattaaaataa belongs to Bubalus kerabau isolate K-KA32 ecotype Philippines breed swamp buffalo chromosome 2, PCC_UOA_SB_1v2, whole genome shotgun sequence and includes:
- the LRP2BP gene encoding LRP2-binding protein isoform X1; translation: MRGGCSFCQVEMESLGAFSWRKIFLPYYYFILFLQNTHCGDRMKLTSEKLPKNPSYTSLSHFAAKNAKVFQWRKEKTDHYSHANLVDKALQLLKERIRRGDTMAYFLRGQLYFEEGWYEEALEQFEEIKEKDHQATYQLGVMYYDGLGTAADSEKGVEYMKKIVDSPCPKARHLKFAAAYNLGRAYYEGKGVKRSDKEAERLWLFAADNGNPKASVKAQSILGLYYSTKEPKELEKAFYWHSEACGNGNLESQGALGLMYFYGQGIRQDTEAALHCLREAAERGNVYAQGNLVEYYYKMKFFTKCVAFSKRIADYDEVHNIPMIAQVTDCLPEFISRGMAMASFYHARCLQLGLGVTKDEATAKRYYSKACRLNPALADELHTLLIHQRI
- the LRP2BP gene encoding LRP2-binding protein isoform X2; protein product: MKLTSEKLPKNPSYTSLSHFAAKNAKVFQWRKEKTDHYSHANLVDKALQLLKERIRRGDTMAYFLRGQLYFEEGWYEEALEQFEEIKEKDHQATYQLGVMYYDGLGTAADSEKGVEYMKKIVDSPCPKARHLKFAAAYNLGRAYYEGKGVKRSDKEAERLWLFAADNGNPKASVKAQSILGLYYSTKEPKELEKAFYWHSEACGNGNLESQGALGLMYFYGQGIRQDTEAALHCLREAAERGNVYAQGNLVEYYYKMKFFTKCVAFSKRIADYDEVHNIPMIAQVTDCLPEFISRGMAMASFYHARCLQLGLGVTKDEATAKRYYSKACRLNPALADELHTLLIHQRI